A part of Micromonospora chersina genomic DNA contains:
- the coaD gene encoding pantetheine-phosphate adenylyltransferase: protein MRRAVCPGSFDPVTNGHLDIIGRASRLFDEVIVGVLVNQSKQGLFTVEERIDMLREVTSSYDNVRVESFRGLLVDFCRAQQASVLIKGLRAVSDFDYELQMAQMNIGLAGVETLFMPTNPLYSFLSSSLVKDVAKWGGDISAHVPDVVREELVARLRR from the coding sequence ATGAGACGTGCGGTCTGTCCCGGCTCGTTCGATCCGGTCACCAACGGACACCTCGACATCATCGGCCGGGCCAGCCGGCTGTTCGACGAGGTGATCGTCGGCGTGCTGGTCAACCAGTCGAAGCAGGGGCTGTTCACGGTCGAGGAGCGGATCGACATGCTCCGCGAGGTGACCTCGTCGTACGACAACGTCCGGGTCGAGTCGTTCCGTGGCCTGCTTGTCGACTTCTGCCGCGCCCAGCAGGCGAGCGTGCTGATCAAGGGCCTGCGCGCGGTCAGCGACTTCGACTACGAGCTCCAGATGGCCCAGATGAACATCGGCCTGGCCGGCGTGGAGACGCTCTTCATGCCGACCAACCCGCTCTACTCCTTCCTCTCCTCCAGCCTGGTCAAGGACGTGGCCAAGTGGGGCGGCGACATCTCCGCGCACGTCCCCGACGTGGTCCGGGAGGAACTGGTCGCCCGGCTGCGCCGCTGA
- the rsmD gene encoding 16S rRNA (guanine(966)-N(2))-methyltransferase RsmD — protein MTRIVAGVLGGRRIAAPPGAGTRPTSDRVREALFSAVQAETDLDGARVADLYAGSGAVGLEALSRGAAHVLLVESDPRAARVIRENIAALRAAPAARLVTGKVATVLAAGPEGGAYDVVFADPPYAVPGEEITAMLAALVGGGWLAPDALVVVERSSRGGAFEWVEGITAERSRRYGETTLWYGRRS, from the coding sequence GTGACCCGGATCGTGGCGGGGGTGCTCGGCGGCCGGCGGATCGCCGCGCCGCCCGGCGCCGGCACCCGGCCGACCTCGGACCGGGTCCGCGAGGCGCTGTTCAGCGCGGTGCAGGCCGAGACGGATCTCGACGGGGCCCGCGTGGCCGACCTCTACGCCGGCTCCGGCGCGGTCGGGCTGGAGGCGCTGTCCCGGGGCGCGGCGCACGTGCTGCTCGTCGAGTCCGACCCCCGGGCCGCCCGGGTGATCCGGGAGAACATCGCCGCGCTCCGGGCCGCCCCGGCCGCCCGGCTGGTCACCGGCAAGGTCGCCACCGTGCTGGCCGCCGGCCCGGAGGGCGGGGCGTACGACGTGGTCTTCGCCGACCCGCCCTACGCCGTACCCGGGGAGGAGATCACCGCCATGCTGGCCGCACTGGTCGGCGGCGGCTGGCTGGCCCCGGACGCCCTGGTGGTCGTCGAGCGGTCCAGCCGCGGCGGCGCGTTCGAGTGGGTGGAGGGCATCACTGCCGAGCGCAGCCGCCGCTACGGCGAGACCACCCTTTGGTACGGTCGCCGATCATGA
- a CDS encoding LPXTG cell wall anchor domain-containing protein produces MIRTRLSPRRPLAVLGAALLGLAGAVAVSAPASAHHTTISATSACDQLTGERVLTWTVENSERDKAATLQQVTPNPKTDVTVAVDGAPAIPLEGTVVPDGGSVQAVQRVPADTRSASLTIYALWKKNGKDHTDTGTVDLTRDAPCAPAPKCVDLDKATYSHTFDGPKGTATVKLDGDLPLCGDGRQWFTLVSYFAPRPRFATPQYVHGTPASDWIGGTRTAIDLKVDLPDCNTQVDLIWGDTSQVIDPLTEDGKRYGNLKLGSPGAPGNRSHGPQGWYNGGSRGCVNPASLFTANCDGTVTVALSNDGSLSRYPVEFEVRGANGWSRKVTVEPGKANTDTVVPAANAAAVQVLVDGKVLDKGTYSWQRPKDCPLPTVATKADCDTFTLTVANPKGGLPVKAELAYGGRTETRTVAPGRAEKVTFKAGRDEQATVTLPDLGLELEAVYAPEQNCGGGGGGGAEPGLPVTGAAAGVMAAVAGALVAAGAVLFVVTRRRRIRFTA; encoded by the coding sequence GTGATCCGTACCAGGCTGTCGCCGCGGCGACCGCTCGCCGTGCTGGGCGCCGCCCTGCTCGGCCTCGCCGGGGCCGTGGCGGTCTCCGCCCCCGCCAGCGCCCACCACACCACCATCAGCGCCACCTCCGCCTGCGACCAGCTCACCGGCGAGCGGGTCCTCACCTGGACGGTGGAGAACAGCGAACGGGACAAGGCCGCCACGCTCCAGCAGGTCACCCCGAACCCGAAGACCGACGTGACCGTCGCCGTCGACGGCGCGCCCGCCATCCCGCTGGAGGGCACGGTCGTCCCCGACGGCGGCTCCGTCCAGGCGGTCCAGCGGGTGCCCGCCGACACCCGGTCGGCCTCGCTGACCATCTACGCGCTGTGGAAGAAGAACGGCAAGGACCACACCGACACCGGCACGGTCGACCTGACCCGGGACGCGCCCTGCGCCCCCGCGCCCAAGTGCGTGGACCTGGACAAGGCCACCTACAGCCACACCTTCGACGGGCCGAAGGGCACGGCCACCGTCAAGCTCGACGGTGACCTGCCGCTGTGCGGCGACGGCAGGCAGTGGTTCACCCTGGTCTCCTACTTCGCCCCGCGCCCGCGCTTCGCCACCCCGCAGTACGTGCACGGCACTCCGGCCAGCGACTGGATCGGCGGCACCCGGACCGCCATCGACCTGAAGGTCGACCTGCCCGACTGCAACACCCAGGTGGACCTCATCTGGGGCGACACCAGCCAGGTCATCGACCCGCTGACCGAGGACGGCAAGCGGTACGGCAACCTCAAGCTCGGCTCCCCCGGCGCGCCCGGCAACCGGTCGCACGGCCCGCAGGGCTGGTACAACGGCGGCAGCCGCGGTTGCGTCAACCCCGCCTCGCTCTTCACCGCCAACTGCGACGGCACGGTCACCGTGGCGCTGAGCAACGACGGCAGCCTGAGCCGCTACCCGGTCGAGTTCGAGGTGCGCGGCGCCAACGGCTGGTCGAGGAAGGTGACCGTCGAGCCCGGCAAGGCGAACACCGACACCGTCGTCCCGGCCGCGAACGCCGCCGCCGTCCAGGTGCTTGTCGACGGCAAGGTGCTCGACAAGGGCACCTACTCCTGGCAGCGCCCGAAGGACTGCCCACTGCCGACGGTGGCCACGAAGGCCGACTGCGACACCTTCACCCTGACCGTCGCGAACCCGAAGGGTGGCCTGCCCGTGAAGGCCGAGCTGGCCTACGGCGGGCGCACCGAGACCCGCACGGTCGCGCCGGGCAGGGCCGAGAAGGTGACCTTCAAGGCCGGCAGGGACGAGCAGGCCACCGTGACCCTGCCCGACCTCGGCCTGGAGCTGGAGGCCGTCTACGCCCCCGAGCAGAACTGCGGTGGCGGCGGTGGCGGGGGCGCCGAGCCGGGCCTGCCGGTGACCGGCGCGGCGGCCGGCGTCATGGCGGCCGTGGCGGGTGCCCTGGTGGCCGCCGGCGCGGTGCTCTTCGTGGTGACCCGACGGCGGCGGATCCGCTTCACCGCCTGA
- a CDS encoding serine hydrolase domain-containing protein codes for MPTRSLDRGVLLLARGDDLQVERVTGSADAGSPCTPATRFQIASISKQMAAVAVLLLAERGALRLDDPINRWLPDPPAAWSGITPHHLLTHTSGLGHWEEYPMIDLAGPAEPDKLLAVFAGVPPLFAPGAGWHYSSPGYVLLARAVERASGRPYAEFLAEEVFAPLGMTGSFAGDAAGRDDVAVGHEGGRPVPSWDLDTVSMGAGDVWCTGADLLTWLDVPRRGRLLGPAAVAAMITPHAPTGRPGEAYGYGWFVGPLAGERAIHHSGDNGGYKAFAAWFPDSDRRLVVLTNQAEIDPALLKAELE; via the coding sequence ATGCCGACCCGATCCCTCGACCGCGGTGTGCTCCTGCTGGCGCGGGGCGACGATCTCCAGGTGGAGCGGGTCACCGGCTCCGCCGACGCCGGATCGCCCTGCACCCCCGCGACCCGGTTCCAGATCGCCTCGATCAGCAAGCAGATGGCCGCCGTCGCGGTGCTGCTCCTCGCCGAGCGGGGCGCGCTGCGCCTGGACGATCCGATCAACCGCTGGCTGCCGGACCCGCCGGCGGCCTGGTCCGGGATCACCCCGCACCACCTGCTCACCCACACCTCCGGCCTGGGCCATTGGGAGGAATACCCGATGATCGACCTGGCCGGGCCGGCCGAACCCGACAAGCTGTTGGCCGTCTTCGCCGGCGTGCCGCCGCTGTTCGCCCCCGGTGCGGGCTGGCACTACAGCAGCCCGGGCTACGTCCTGCTGGCCCGGGCCGTCGAGCGCGCCTCCGGCCGCCCGTACGCCGAGTTCCTCGCCGAGGAGGTCTTCGCGCCGCTCGGCATGACGGGCAGCTTCGCGGGCGACGCCGCCGGGCGGGACGACGTGGCGGTCGGGCACGAGGGCGGCCGGCCGGTGCCCTCCTGGGACCTGGACACGGTGAGCATGGGCGCCGGGGACGTCTGGTGCACGGGCGCCGACCTGCTCACCTGGCTGGACGTGCCACGCCGGGGCCGGCTGCTCGGGCCCGCCGCGGTGGCCGCCATGATCACCCCGCACGCGCCGACCGGCCGCCCCGGCGAGGCGTACGGCTACGGCTGGTTCGTCGGCCCGCTGGCCGGGGAGCGGGCGATCCACCACTCCGGGGACAACGGCGGCTACAAGGCGTTCGCGGCCTGGTTCCCCGACTCGGACCGCCGACTGGTGGTGCTGACCAACCAGGCCGAGATCGACCCCGCGCTGCTGAAGGCGGAGCTGGAATGA
- the recG gene encoding ATP-dependent DNA helicase RecG, protein MTSEPATVDTPLKKLVGERTAKALASHLDLHTAGDLIYHFPRRYDERGEHTDIRSLDVGEQVTVLAQVQRTAVRPMRQRRGNLLEVTVGDGSGGVLTLTFFGNQAWRERELRPGRWGLFAGKVTEFRGKRQLNGPEYVLLGEGGDGEAAANEEVEEFAGALIPVYPAAAAVPTWVIARCVRVVLDTFTPPDDPLPATVRASRNLVGIGAALREIHRPTSKEELYKARRRLKWDEAFAVQLTLVQRKHRAAAWPAKARPAKPGGLLDAFDARLPYELTSGQQAVGREIAADLATAHPMHRLLQGEVGSGKTVVALRAMLQVVDAGGQAALLAPTEVLAAQHHRGMLDLLGPLAQAGELGAADDATRVELVTGSLGAAARRRALAEVAEGRAGIVLGTHALLYEGVDFHDLGLVVVDEQHRFGVEQRDALRAKADQPPHVLVMTATPIPRTVAMTVYGDLETSTLSQLPQGRSPIASHVVPAAEKPAFLDRAWRRLREEVGKGHQAYVVCPRIGEGPASDEEAPREDDNGRRPPLAVTEVAPLLAEGPLHGLRIGVLHGRLPADEKDAVMRSFAAGDLDVLVATTVVEVGVNVPNATVMIVLDADRFGVSQLHQLRGRVGRGSAAGLCLLVTEAMEGSPARERLDAVASTTDGFKLAELDLEQRREGDVLGATQSGRRSHLRLLSLLRDTDLIRDARAEAIALVEEDPELARHPALAASVAALVDEERAEYLEKG, encoded by the coding sequence ATGACGAGCGAACCGGCCACCGTGGACACGCCGCTGAAGAAGCTGGTCGGCGAGCGCACCGCCAAGGCCCTGGCGAGCCACCTCGACCTGCACACCGCCGGCGACCTGATCTACCACTTCCCGCGCCGCTACGACGAGCGCGGCGAGCACACCGACATCCGCTCGCTGGACGTGGGGGAGCAGGTCACCGTGTTGGCCCAGGTGCAGCGCACCGCGGTCCGGCCGATGCGGCAGCGCCGGGGCAACCTGCTGGAGGTCACCGTCGGCGACGGCTCCGGCGGGGTGCTCACCCTCACCTTCTTCGGCAACCAGGCGTGGCGGGAACGGGAGCTGCGCCCCGGCCGGTGGGGGCTGTTCGCCGGCAAGGTCACCGAGTTCCGGGGCAAGCGGCAGCTCAACGGCCCGGAGTACGTGCTGCTCGGCGAGGGCGGCGACGGCGAGGCGGCGGCCAACGAGGAGGTCGAGGAGTTCGCCGGGGCGCTGATCCCGGTCTACCCGGCCGCGGCGGCCGTGCCGACCTGGGTGATCGCCCGCTGCGTCCGGGTGGTGCTGGACACCTTCACCCCGCCGGACGACCCACTGCCCGCCACCGTTCGGGCCAGCCGGAACCTGGTCGGCATCGGCGCCGCGCTGCGCGAGATCCACCGGCCCACCAGCAAGGAGGAGCTGTACAAAGCGCGCCGTCGGCTCAAGTGGGACGAGGCGTTCGCCGTGCAGCTCACACTGGTGCAGCGCAAGCACCGGGCGGCGGCCTGGCCCGCGAAGGCGCGGCCCGCGAAGCCGGGCGGGCTGCTGGACGCGTTCGACGCCCGGCTGCCCTACGAGCTGACCTCCGGCCAGCAGGCCGTCGGCCGGGAGATCGCCGCCGACCTGGCCACCGCGCACCCGATGCACCGGCTGCTCCAGGGCGAGGTGGGCAGCGGCAAGACCGTGGTGGCGCTGCGGGCCATGCTCCAGGTGGTCGACGCCGGCGGGCAGGCCGCGCTGCTCGCCCCGACCGAGGTGCTCGCCGCCCAGCACCACCGCGGCATGCTCGACCTGCTCGGCCCGCTCGCGCAGGCGGGCGAGCTGGGCGCCGCCGACGACGCCACCCGGGTGGAGCTGGTGACCGGCTCGCTCGGCGCGGCGGCGCGGCGGCGGGCGCTCGCCGAGGTGGCCGAGGGGCGCGCCGGCATCGTGCTGGGCACCCACGCCCTGCTCTACGAGGGGGTCGACTTCCACGACCTGGGGCTCGTGGTGGTCGACGAGCAGCACCGGTTCGGCGTGGAGCAGCGGGACGCGCTGCGGGCCAAGGCCGACCAGCCGCCGCACGTGCTCGTCATGACTGCCACCCCGATCCCGCGCACGGTCGCCATGACCGTCTACGGCGACCTGGAGACCTCCACCCTGTCCCAGCTGCCGCAGGGCCGCTCGCCGATCGCCTCGCACGTGGTGCCGGCCGCCGAGAAGCCGGCCTTCCTCGACCGGGCCTGGCGCCGGCTGCGCGAGGAGGTCGGCAAGGGACACCAGGCGTACGTGGTGTGTCCGCGGATCGGCGAAGGGCCGGCCTCGGACGAGGAGGCCCCCCGCGAGGACGACAACGGCCGCCGGCCCCCGCTGGCGGTGACCGAGGTGGCCCCGCTGCTCGCCGAGGGGCCGCTGCACGGGTTGCGGATCGGGGTGCTGCACGGGCGGCTGCCGGCCGACGAGAAGGACGCCGTGATGCGCTCCTTCGCCGCCGGTGACCTGGACGTGCTGGTGGCCACCACGGTGGTCGAGGTGGGCGTGAACGTGCCCAACGCCACCGTGATGATCGTGCTGGACGCCGACCGGTTCGGTGTCTCCCAGCTGCACCAGCTCCGCGGCCGGGTGGGCCGGGGCTCGGCCGCCGGCCTCTGCCTGCTGGTCACCGAGGCCATGGAGGGTTCCCCGGCCCGGGAACGGCTGGACGCGGTCGCCTCCACCACCGATGGCTTCAAGCTCGCCGAGCTGGACCTGGAGCAGCGCCGGGAGGGCGACGTGCTGGGCGCCACCCAGTCCGGCCGCCGGTCGCACCTGCGGCTGCTGTCGCTGCTGCGTGACACCGACCTCATCCGGGACGCCCGGGCCGAGGCGATCGCCCTGGTCGAGGAGGACCCGGAGCTGGCCCGCCACCCCGCGCTGGCCGCCTCGGTCGCCGCCCTGGTCGACGAGGAACGCGCGGAATATCTGGAAAAGGGCTGA
- a CDS encoding DAK2 domain-containing protein, which produces MLETLDAAAVRRWCASGLAALQRHQGEIDDLNVYPVPDGDTGTNLVLTLTSAQQALAMDLETLPDDGHTPHGHALRLMARGALLGARGNSGVILSQILRGLADALAAAPAVRGRQLAAALADAATAAYAAVAHPVEGTLLTVVAAAARAAEQADTDDLRAVARAAAGGAARALARTPEQLPALARAGVVDAGGRGLCLLLDALVEVVTGESPARPAPAPPAVRPPATAVRETGSPAYAYEVQYLLDATNEAVARLRGELDGLGDSLVIVGDGGTWNVHVHVNDVGAAVEAGVVAGRPHRITVTRFADQVAPAAPLPAPLPDGRAAVVVATGAGLAELFAAEGATVVPANPSTGELLDAIRATGAARVVVLPNDPNTQSVASAAAREAHRLGVKVSVVPTRSQVQALAALAVRDPKRRFEDDVIAMAEAAGACRYAEVCHASKEALTVAGPCRPGDVLALVEGEVHLIGADLLDTCTAMVDRMLGGGGELVTLLCGADAPAGLADRVREHVERSWPFVEVQAYEGGQPHYPLLVGVE; this is translated from the coding sequence GTGCTGGAGACCCTCGACGCCGCCGCGGTGCGCCGCTGGTGCGCGAGCGGGCTGGCCGCCCTCCAGCGGCACCAGGGCGAGATCGACGACCTCAACGTCTACCCGGTCCCCGACGGCGACACCGGCACCAACCTGGTGCTCACCCTCACCTCGGCCCAGCAGGCCCTCGCCATGGACCTGGAGACCCTGCCCGACGACGGGCACACGCCGCACGGGCACGCCCTGCGCCTGATGGCCCGGGGCGCGCTGCTCGGGGCGCGCGGCAACTCCGGCGTGATCCTCTCGCAGATCCTGCGCGGCCTGGCCGACGCGCTCGCCGCCGCCCCGGCGGTCCGCGGCCGGCAGCTCGCCGCCGCGCTGGCCGACGCCGCCACGGCCGCGTACGCGGCGGTCGCCCACCCGGTCGAGGGCACCCTGCTCACCGTGGTCGCCGCCGCCGCCCGCGCCGCCGAGCAGGCGGACACCGACGACCTGCGGGCGGTGGCCCGGGCGGCGGCCGGCGGGGCGGCCCGCGCGCTGGCGCGTACCCCCGAGCAGCTGCCCGCGCTGGCCCGGGCCGGCGTGGTGGACGCGGGCGGGCGCGGCCTCTGCCTGCTGCTCGACGCGCTGGTCGAGGTGGTCACCGGGGAGAGCCCGGCGCGACCGGCGCCCGCCCCGCCCGCGGTCCGCCCGCCCGCCACCGCGGTCCGGGAGACCGGCTCCCCGGCGTACGCCTACGAGGTGCAGTACCTGCTCGACGCCACCAACGAGGCCGTGGCGCGGCTGCGTGGCGAGCTGGACGGCCTCGGCGACTCCCTGGTGATCGTGGGCGACGGCGGCACGTGGAACGTGCACGTGCACGTCAACGACGTCGGTGCGGCCGTCGAGGCGGGCGTGGTGGCCGGCCGGCCGCACCGGATCACGGTGACCCGGTTCGCCGACCAGGTGGCCCCGGCCGCGCCCCTGCCGGCGCCGCTGCCCGACGGCCGGGCCGCCGTGGTGGTGGCCACCGGCGCCGGCCTCGCCGAGCTGTTCGCCGCCGAGGGCGCCACCGTGGTGCCGGCCAACCCGTCCACCGGCGAGCTGCTCGACGCGATCCGGGCCACCGGCGCGGCCCGGGTCGTGGTGCTGCCCAACGACCCCAACACCCAGTCGGTGGCGAGCGCGGCCGCCCGGGAGGCGCACCGGCTCGGGGTCAAGGTGAGCGTGGTGCCCACCCGGTCCCAGGTGCAGGCACTCGCCGCCCTCGCCGTGCGGGACCCGAAGCGGCGCTTCGAGGACGACGTCATCGCCATGGCCGAGGCCGCCGGCGCCTGCCGCTACGCCGAGGTCTGCCACGCGAGCAAGGAGGCGCTCACGGTGGCCGGGCCGTGCCGGCCGGGCGACGTGCTGGCCCTGGTCGAGGGTGAGGTGCACCTCATCGGCGCCGATCTCCTGGACACCTGCACCGCCATGGTCGACCGGATGCTGGGCGGCGGCGGCGAGCTGGTCACCCTGCTCTGCGGGGCGGACGCCCCGGCCGGGCTGGCCGACCGCGTCCGCGAGCACGTCGAGCGGTCCTGGCCGTTCGTCGAGGTGCAGGCGTACGAGGGCGGGCAGCCGCACTATCCGCTCCTCGTGGGGGTCGAATGA
- the rpmB gene encoding 50S ribosomal protein L28 translates to MASVCDVCGKGPGFGHNVPWSKKKTNRRWNPNIQSVRTPAGGGTTKKLQVCTSCIKAGKVTRA, encoded by the coding sequence GTGGCTAGCGTGTGCGACGTCTGTGGCAAGGGGCCGGGCTTCGGCCACAACGTGCCCTGGTCCAAGAAGAAGACCAACCGCCGCTGGAACCCGAACATCCAGTCGGTGCGTACCCCGGCCGGTGGTGGCACCACCAAGAAGTTGCAGGTCTGCACCTCGTGCATCAAGGCCGGCAAGGTCACCCGCGCCTGA
- a CDS encoding ATP-grasp domain-containing protein encodes MELDLGREQLVVVGGSFGSLRWFDQELPPGSVVLVEEPDVIRRRGLERFAAGLPMIARLVPAEYQTGFDADALLAREPGLATARLVLPGLEYAVGAAARLADRLGLPGAGVAAADVFSDKHRMRLLADATGLANPAYELVDDPARAAEFARAHGGRCVLKPTRRSGSLGVQLVTDPAQVAARWAASAAPPEPAEAAERGLPTGVLVEELLVGSEHSVELLVAEGETIFANVTDKRIAGGRYPVETGHTVPSALPDTPRRALRDAAVRLAEAAGFRSGMLHSEWILVDGVPTLVECAARMPGDMITALVSIAYEVDFIEAYLRVLRGERPALPARPTGAAAVEFLVAPPGRVTAVDGRRGALRVPGVLDVQVEAKVGDHVPELLSSAHRSGHLLAWGATPDEAESAARKAAGEVRITVG; translated from the coding sequence GTGGAGCTGGACCTGGGGCGGGAGCAGCTGGTGGTGGTCGGCGGGTCGTTCGGCTCGCTGCGCTGGTTCGACCAGGAGCTGCCGCCGGGCAGCGTGGTCCTGGTCGAGGAGCCGGACGTTATCCGCCGCCGGGGCCTGGAGCGCTTCGCCGCCGGGCTGCCGATGATCGCCCGGCTGGTACCGGCCGAGTACCAGACCGGCTTCGACGCCGACGCCCTGCTCGCCCGGGAGCCCGGCCTCGCCACCGCCCGGCTGGTCCTGCCCGGCCTGGAGTACGCCGTCGGCGCCGCCGCCCGGCTCGCCGACCGGCTCGGCCTGCCCGGCGCGGGAGTGGCCGCCGCGGACGTGTTCTCCGACAAGCACCGGATGCGGCTGCTCGCCGACGCCACCGGCCTGGCCAACCCGGCGTACGAGCTGGTCGACGACCCGGCTCGGGCGGCGGAGTTCGCCCGGGCACACGGTGGCCGGTGCGTGCTCAAGCCCACCCGCCGGTCCGGCAGCCTCGGCGTGCAGCTGGTCACCGACCCGGCGCAGGTCGCCGCGCGCTGGGCGGCCAGCGCCGCCCCGCCCGAGCCGGCCGAAGCCGCCGAGCGCGGCCTGCCCACCGGCGTGCTCGTGGAGGAGCTGCTGGTCGGCTCGGAGCACAGCGTCGAGCTGCTGGTCGCCGAGGGCGAGACGATCTTCGCCAACGTCACGGACAAGCGGATCGCCGGCGGCCGGTACCCGGTGGAGACCGGGCACACCGTGCCGTCCGCGCTGCCGGACACGCCGCGGCGGGCGCTGCGGGACGCGGCGGTCCGGCTCGCCGAGGCGGCCGGCTTCCGCAGCGGCATGCTGCACAGCGAGTGGATCCTGGTCGACGGTGTGCCGACGCTTGTCGAGTGCGCCGCCCGGATGCCCGGCGACATGATCACCGCGCTGGTCTCGATCGCCTACGAGGTCGACTTCATAGAGGCGTACCTGCGGGTGCTGCGCGGCGAGCGCCCCGCGTTGCCGGCCCGGCCGACCGGCGCGGCGGCCGTCGAGTTCCTGGTCGCACCGCCCGGCCGGGTCACGGCGGTGGACGGCCGGCGCGGCGCCCTGCGGGTGCCCGGCGTGCTCGACGTGCAGGTCGAGGCGAAGGTCGGGGACCACGTGCCGGAACTGCTCTCGTCGGCGCACCGCAGCGGGCACCTGCTGGCCTGGGGCGCCACCCCCGACGAGGCGGAGAGCGCCGCCCGCAAGGCCGCCGGCGAGGTCCGGATCACCGTCGGCTGA
- a CDS encoding GNAT family N-acetyltransferase — MSEIEIRVRRFDAPESQALIRAALADLGARYGGSGDETPVDAAEFEPPAGTFLVAYLDGQPVGCGGWRSHGDDGETAELKRMYTAPAARGRGVARAVLAAVEHSARDQGRKRMILECGDKQPEAIAMYTSAGYERIPNFGFYQDAPGCLSYGRPL, encoded by the coding sequence GTGAGTGAGATCGAGATCCGGGTGCGGCGCTTCGACGCGCCCGAGTCGCAGGCGTTGATCCGGGCGGCCCTGGCCGACCTCGGGGCGCGGTACGGCGGCAGCGGCGACGAGACCCCTGTCGACGCGGCCGAGTTCGAGCCGCCGGCCGGTACCTTCCTGGTCGCCTACCTCGACGGGCAGCCGGTGGGCTGTGGGGGCTGGCGCAGCCACGGCGACGACGGCGAGACGGCCGAGCTGAAGCGCATGTACACGGCGCCGGCCGCCCGGGGCCGGGGCGTGGCCCGCGCGGTGCTCGCGGCCGTCGAGCACTCCGCCCGGGACCAGGGCCGCAAGCGGATGATCCTGGAGTGCGGCGACAAGCAGCCCGAGGCGATCGCCATGTACACCTCGGCCGGCTACGAGCGGATCCCGAACTTCGGCTTCTACCAGGACGCCCCGGGCTGCCTCTCCTACGGCCGCCCGCTCTGA
- a CDS encoding thiamine-phosphate kinase: protein MTVANVGEFGLIDRVTARLAQGESCLLGPGDDAAVVAAPDRRVVASTDVLVEGRHFRRDWSGARDVGHRAAAANLADIAAMGATPTALLVALCMPADLDPAWAEELADGLGAEAALVGASVVGGDMSASPTLTIAVTALGDLAGRAPVVRSGARPGDVVALAGRTGWAAAGYTVLSRGFRTPRLLVEAFRRPEVPYAAGPQAAGLGATAMIDVSDGLLADLGHVAKASGVAVDLTREAFEVPRQMRDAAQALGVDPYTWILAGGDDHALAATFPATATLPEGWRPVGRVTEGAGVTVDGAPFSGTAGWDHFRRTE from the coding sequence ATGACTGTCGCGAATGTCGGTGAGTTCGGGCTGATCGACCGGGTGACCGCCCGGTTGGCCCAGGGGGAGAGCTGCCTGCTCGGCCCCGGAGACGACGCGGCCGTGGTCGCGGCGCCGGACCGCCGGGTGGTGGCCTCCACGGACGTGCTCGTGGAGGGGCGGCACTTCCGGCGGGACTGGTCGGGGGCACGCGACGTGGGCCACCGGGCGGCGGCGGCCAACCTGGCCGACATCGCGGCCATGGGGGCCACCCCGACCGCGCTGCTCGTCGCCCTCTGCATGCCCGCCGACCTCGACCCGGCCTGGGCCGAGGAGCTGGCCGACGGGCTGGGCGCCGAGGCGGCCCTCGTGGGCGCGAGCGTGGTCGGCGGGGACATGTCGGCCAGCCCGACGCTGACCATCGCGGTGACCGCCCTGGGTGACCTGGCCGGCCGGGCGCCGGTGGTCCGCTCCGGGGCCCGCCCGGGCGACGTGGTGGCCCTGGCGGGACGCACCGGCTGGGCGGCCGCCGGCTACACCGTGCTGTCCCGGGGGTTCCGCACGCCCCGGCTGCTGGTGGAGGCGTTCCGCCGCCCCGAGGTGCCGTACGCGGCCGGCCCGCAGGCCGCCGGGCTGGGCGCCACCGCCATGATCGACGTGTCGGACGGGTTGCTGGCCGACCTGGGGCACGTGGCGAAGGCCAGCGGGGTGGCCGTCGACCTGACCCGGGAGGCGTTCGAGGTGCCCCGGCAGATGCGCGACGCGGCGCAGGCGCTCGGCGTCGACCCGTACACCTGGATCCTGGCCGGGGGCGACGACCACGCCCTGGCGGCGACCTTCCCGGCGACCGCGACCCTGCCCGAGGGCTGGCGGCCGGTCGGACGGGTGACCGAGGGCGCCGGGGTGACGGTGGACGGCGCGCCCTTCTCGGGCACCGCCGGCTGGGACCACTTCCGCCGGACGGAGTGA
- a CDS encoding Lrp/AsnC ligand binding domain-containing protein — MVQAYILIQTEVGRARDVAGLIADLAGVVRVDAVTGPYDVVVLTEANTVDELGKLIVSKVQMVPGITRTLTCSVVRL, encoded by the coding sequence GTGGTACAGGCGTACATCCTCATCCAGACGGAGGTCGGTCGGGCGCGTGACGTGGCCGGTCTGATCGCGGACCTTGCCGGCGTGGTGCGCGTCGACGCCGTCACCGGGCCCTACGACGTGGTCGTCCTCACCGAGGCGAACACCGTCGACGAGCTCGGCAAACTCATCGTCAGCAAGGTGCAGATGGTGCCCGGCATCACCCGCACCCTCACGTGTTCGGTGGTGCGGCTGTAA